One genomic window of Solanum dulcamara chromosome 10, daSolDulc1.2, whole genome shotgun sequence includes the following:
- the LOC129869708 gene encoding uncharacterized protein LOC129869708, translating into MIDKSWIESPIRSKEFSDGVVQFLEFAFSNASINGKILCPCILCGFSIMRNRAEVFSHLLQRGFPEKYTCWHMHGENRAQSNVESLPRVHNEPARHYPMHDMLNDVFGVFDNNEFQDFSPSNLLNNDNPKGDEGKSQEEREEIKKLLEDGNQELYDGCRKYSKLSFIVHFYHIKVLCGATDKSFSMILDLLKDAFPQAKLPSSFYESKKMIKKLGLSYNKIDGCPNHCMLYWGSSGDENRDKCKVCNTSRYISDENGVGANVVIDDQHRKKRKPAKVLRYFPLIPRLKRLYMCSKTAELLKWHATKANPDGLLRHPRDGKAWKHFDSFYPDFASETRNVRLALATDGFNPFGNLSSSVSIWPVMLYIYNYPPWCFMKQTFLVMSMIIPGPKMPGNSIDVYLQPLIAELKQLWNGVNAYDSSTKEMFQLRAALMWTISDFPGLDNLSGWNTHTLLACPSCNYDTDSIRLKFGRKNCFMGHRRFLPHDHKYRYNKKSFNGFEEHRPAPIPPSGLTLLRQIEESRKRPRDDSTSKAGPKQWKKKSIFWYLPYWKNHLIRHCLDMMHIEKNVCDNVLFTILGDKKKSKDNLQARKDLQVMGIREKLHPYPNSSKFPPSCFNMKKDKKDIFLKVLNNVVFPDNYASNISRCVDLKKRKISNLKSHDSHILMEHILPIACRRSLPKEVTSVLIELCNYFREISSKVLDVKHVEDLQRRIWLNHANMEAIFPPSFFTIMFHLVIHIGEEAILAGPVQGHWMYPVERGMGHFKSYVRNNSAAEGCIAEGCLTEENLTNCSRYFEDGDIETRFNRPRRNDDESEINASSESAILSNLFPALGKPIGAIKTQSISSLEIIQAHRYVLTNCELVDVFRE; encoded by the exons ATGATTGACAAGAGTTGGATTGAGAGTCCAATTAGATCGAAAGAATTCTCGGATGGTGTTGTTCAATTTTTGGAATTTGCCTTTTCAAATGCATCTATTAATGGAAAAATTTTATGTCCTTGTATTTTATGTGGATTTTCTATTATGCGCAATAGAGCTGAAGTGTTTAGTCATCTGCTTCAAAGGGGGTTTCCAGAAAAGTATACTTGTTGGCATATGCATGGCGAAAATCGTGCTCAATCGAATGTAGAATCATTACCCCGAGTACATAATGAGCCGGCTAGACACTATCCTATGCATGATATGTTGAATGATGTTTTTGGTGTATTTGATAATAatgaatttcaagattttaGTCCATCAAATCTACTAAATAATGACAATCCTAAAGGTGATGAAGGTAAGAGtcaagaagagagagaggaAATTAAGAAGTTGTTGGAGGATGGGAATCAAGAACTTTATGATGGTTgtagaaaatatagtaaattgTCATTCATTGttcatttttatcatattaaggTCTTATGTGGTGCAACAGATAAATCATTTTCAATGATTCTTGACCTTTTAAAAGATGCTTTTCCCCAAGCGAAACTACCATCATCATTTTATGAGTCAAAAAAGATGATTAAGAAATTAGGTTTGAGCTACAATAAGATTGATGGATGTCCGAACCATTGTATGCTATATTGGGGATCATCAGGGGATGAGAATAGAGATAAATGCAAGGTCTGTAATACTTCCAGGTATATATCAGATGAAAATGGTGTTGGTGCAAATGTTGTAATTGATGACCAACATAGAAAGAAGCGAAAGCCAGCAAAAGTGTTGCGGTACTTCCCACTTATACCTAGACTGAAAAGGCTATACATGTGCTCTAAAACTGCAGAACTGTTGAAGTGGCATGCTACAAAAGCTAATCCAGATGGGTTATTACGACATCCTAGAGATGGAAAAGCGTGGAAACATTTTGATTCATTCTATCCAGACTTTGCTTCAGAGACTCGTAATGTGCGACTTGCTTTAGCTACGGATGGTTTCAATCCATTTGGAAATCTAAGTTCCAGTGTTAGCATTTGGCCTGTGatgttatatatttataattatccTCCATGGTGTTTTATGAAGCAAACTTTTCTTGTCATGTCGATGATAATTCCTGGTCCTAAAATGCCTGGAAATAGCATTGACGTTTACTTGCAACCTCTAATTGCTGAGTTAAAACAATTATGGAATGGTGTAAATGCTTATGATTCCTCAACTAAGGAAATGTTCCAATTGCGTGCTGCATTGATGTGGACCATAAGTGATTTTCCAGGTCTTGATAACTTGTCTGGGTGGAATACACATACATTACTTGCTTGTCCATCATGTAATTATGATACAGATTCTATAAGGCTAAAGTTTGGTAGAAAAAATTGCTTTATGGGACATCGTCGTTTTTTGCCACATGATCACAAATATAGGTACAATAAGAAGTCTTTTAATGGTTTTGAGGAGCATAGACCTGCACCTATCCCACCATCAGGATTAACCTTATTAAGACAAATTGAGGAGAGTCGAAAGAGGCCTCGTGATGATAGTACAAGTAAGGCTGGCCCAAAACaatggaagaagaagagtaTCTTCTGGTATTTACCTTATTGGAAGAACCATCTTATTCGTCATTGCCTTGACATGATGCATATAGAGAAGAATGTTTGTGACAATGTATTGTTTACAATACTTGgtgacaaaaaaaaatcaaaagacaaTTTGCAAGCTCGTAAAGACTTGCAAGTGATGGGAATTAGAGAAAAACTTCATCCATATCCTAATTCTTCTAAGTTTCCTCCATCATGCTTTAACATGAAAAAAGATAAGAAGGATATCTTTCTAAAAGTTTTAAACAATGTGGTGTTTCCGGATAATTACGCATCAAACATTTCAAGATGTGTTGATCTTAAGAAACGCAAGATCTCTAATTTAAAGAGTCACGATTCCCACATTTTGATGGAGCATATTTTGCCAATTGCCTGTAGAAGATCTCTTCCTAAAGAAGTTACTTCAGTGTTGATTGAGTTATGTAACTACTTTAGAGAAATATCAAGCAAGGTTTTGGATGTTAAGCATGTAGAGGATCTCCAGCGACGAATTTGGTTAAATCATGCTAATATGGAAGCAATATTCCCTCCATCTTTCTTCACTATTATGTTTCACCTGGTCATTCACATTGGAGAGGAAGCAATTCTTGCTGGTCCTGTACAAGGTCATTGGATGTACCCTGTAGAAAG gGGAATGGGTCATTTTAAATCTTATGTTCGTAACAATTCCGCTGCAGAAGGTTGTATAGCTGAAGGTTGCCTTACAGAGGAAAACCTTACTAATTGTTCTAGATATTTTGAGGATGGTGATATTGAAACAAGGTTTAATCGACCAAGGCGTAATGATGATGAAAGTGAAATTAATGCTAGTAGTGAATCTGCTATCTTGTCAAATTTGTTTCCTGCATTGGGCAAGCCTATTGGGGCTATTAAGACTCAATCCATATCTTCCTTGGAAATCATACAAGCTCACCGATATGTATTAACTAATTGTGAATTAGTTGATGTATTTCGAGAGTAA